A DNA window from Streptomyces bacillaris contains the following coding sequences:
- a CDS encoding IS3 family transposase (programmed frameshift) codes for MAAPRKYPDELRERAIREVRTTGRPIAHVAKDLGIHKEALRGWVRQAEADRGERDDRLTTAELDELKQLRKEVAELRRANEILKAASVFFCPGDRPSPDEAEQVIDHLRGHGLGVDPVCRVLDLSPSTYFARKKRPKSARRLRDEQLMPLIEEVHADSGGTYGARRITRALGRRGVEVARCTVERLMAELGLEGVIRGRRRRTTVPEPSAPRPPDLVDRDFTASRPDQLWVEDMTYVRTWSGWMYVAFVLDVYSRMIVGWQVANHMRTELPLDALEMALWRRRIKKDSGLIHHSDRGSQYVSIRYTDRLADIGASASVGSVADSYDNAMAEALNGTFKAELIEMQGPWKDVEQVERAIFQWVTWYNEERLHSALDYVPPAEHEEAFWRSQEQTPQSA; via the exons ATGGCAGCACCCCGTAAATATCCGGACGAACTGCGCGAGCGCGCGATTCGCGAGGTCCGCACCACCGGCCGCCCGATCGCGCACGTCGCGAAGGACCTGGGCATCCACAAGGAGGCCTTGCGCGGCTGGGTCCGCCAGGCCGAGGCCGACCGCGGCGAGCGGGACGACCGGCTCACCACCGCAGAGCTCGACGAGCTCAAGCAACTCCGTAAAGAAGTAGCGGAGCTGCGGCGGGCGAACGAGATCCTGAAAGCCGCCTCGGTGT TTTTTTGCCCAGGAGATCGACCGTCCCCGGACGAGGCCGAGCAGGTGATCGACCACCTGCGTGGACACGGCCTCGGGGTCGATCCCGTCTGCCGGGTGCTGGACCTGTCTCCGTCGACGTACTTCGCCCGCAAGAAGCGGCCGAAGTCGGCCCGTCGGCTCCGCGACGAGCAGCTCATGCCTCTGATCGAGGAGGTCCACGCGGACTCGGGCGGCACCTATGGCGCCCGCCGGATCACGCGGGCCCTGGGCCGCCGGGGCGTCGAGGTGGCCCGCTGCACGGTCGAGCGGCTGATGGCCGAGCTGGGCCTGGAGGGCGTCATCCGTGGCCGGCGCCGCCGCACCACGGTCCCGGAGCCGTCGGCGCCGCGTCCGCCGGACCTGGTCGACCGCGACTTCACCGCCTCGCGGCCCGATCAGCTGTGGGTCGAGGACATGACCTATGTCCGCACCTGGTCGGGATGGATGTATGTGGCATTCGTCCTGGACGTGTACTCGCGGATGATCGTCGGCTGGCAGGTCGCGAACCACATGCGGACCGAACTCCCTCTGGACGCCCTGGAGATGGCGCTCTGGCGGCGTCGGATCAAGAAGGACTCCGGACTGATCCACCACAGCGATCGCGGGTCGCAATACGTGTCAATTCGGTATACCGACCGGCTCGCGGACATCGGCGCCTCCGCCTCCGTCGGGTCGGTCGCGGACTCGTATGACAACGCGATGGCCGAGGCGCTGAACGGGACCTTCAAGGCCGAGCTGATCGAGATGCAGGGTCCTTGGAAGGACGTCGAGCAGGTCGAGCGGGCGATCTTCCAGTGGGTCACCTGGTACAACGAGGAACGTCTGCACTCCGCGCTCGACTACGTGCCGCCGGCCGAGCACGAGGAAGCCTTCTGGCGCAGCCAGGAGCAAACCCCGCAGTCCGCCTGA
- a CDS encoding IS701 family transposase has protein sequence MFDQVMARIAGRFGRVEPRATARAYLLGLLSSVERKNCWQLAEQAGHTRPGPMQRLLRYARWDADAVRDDLRAYAAEHLGADGGVLVVDETGFLKKGRSSAGVQRQYTGTAGRIENTQVGVFLALVTSRGRALIDRRLYLPEHSWANDPERRTAAGIPETVQFATKPRLAAEMITAALDAGITASWVTGDEAYGQDPQLRAALEARGTGYVMAAACSMRVRINHGRTLVRADTVVGRLPTTAWQQHSAGNGAKGPRYYDWAWIQTGTDDHRHLLIRRNPSTGELAFYLCWSPTEVPLPEPVRVAGVRWSVEECFQAAKGQVGLDHYQVRNWTAWHRHITLAMLALAFLTALAADAAPQQSADTHQLARSRDPITLTVPEIRRLLAAVFNPPAVPAARLLHWSNWRRRHQTTARRSHYRRRTRWIVHETVLEY, from the coding sequence ATGTTCGACCAGGTCATGGCCCGGATCGCGGGACGCTTCGGCCGAGTTGAGCCGCGGGCCACCGCCCGCGCCTACCTGCTCGGGCTGCTGTCGAGCGTCGAACGGAAGAACTGCTGGCAGCTGGCCGAACAGGCGGGCCATACCCGGCCCGGGCCGATGCAGCGTCTGCTGCGCTACGCCCGCTGGGACGCCGATGCTGTCCGCGACGACCTGCGTGCCTACGCCGCTGAACACCTCGGCGCTGACGGCGGCGTTCTCGTGGTCGACGAGACCGGCTTCCTGAAGAAGGGCCGGTCCTCAGCAGGGGTACAGAGGCAGTACACCGGCACTGCGGGACGCATCGAGAACACCCAGGTCGGCGTGTTCCTCGCACTGGTCACCAGCCGGGGACGGGCTTTGATCGACCGACGGCTCTACCTGCCCGAGCACTCCTGGGCCAACGACCCCGAGCGCCGCACCGCGGCCGGGATACCCGAGACGGTGCAGTTCGCCACCAAGCCCCGCCTGGCCGCCGAGATGATCACAGCCGCGCTGGACGCCGGCATCACCGCCTCCTGGGTGACCGGCGACGAAGCCTACGGCCAGGACCCCCAGCTCCGCGCCGCCCTCGAAGCACGCGGCACCGGCTACGTGATGGCCGCCGCCTGCTCGATGCGGGTCAGGATCAACCACGGCCGCACCCTTGTCCGCGCGGACACCGTCGTCGGCCGCCTGCCAACCACGGCCTGGCAGCAACACAGCGCCGGAAACGGCGCGAAAGGGCCGCGCTACTACGACTGGGCCTGGATCCAGACCGGCACCGACGACCATCGGCATCTGCTCATCCGACGCAACCCGTCCACCGGCGAACTCGCCTTCTACTTGTGCTGGTCACCAACCGAAGTGCCCCTGCCCGAACCGGTCCGCGTCGCCGGTGTCCGCTGGAGCGTGGAGGAGTGCTTCCAAGCCGCCAAGGGCCAGGTCGGCCTCGACCACTACCAGGTCCGAAACTGGACCGCCTGGCACCGGCACATCACGCTGGCCATGCTCGCCCTGGCCTTTCTGACCGCCCTCGCCGCCGACGCGGCACCGCAACAGTCCGCCGATACACACCAGCTCGCCCGCAGCCGCGATCCGATCACGCTGACCGTTCCAGAGATCCGCCGCCTCCTCGCCGCCGTCTTCAACCCACCAGCCGTGCCTGCGGCCAGGCTGCTGCACTGGTCCAACTGGCGCAGACGCCACCAGACAACAGCCCGACGCAGTCACTACCGACGACGAACCCGCTGGATAGTTCACGAAACCGTACTGGAGTACTAG